Genomic window (Oryza sativa Japonica Group chromosome 3, ASM3414082v1):
ATACAGCACAGCTCTTACATTTCCAGTAGTCGCTCCACTTCCCTTGGCTGCAAGTGATTTGAACATTCTATAACAGGCTTTCAGAACAAAAGATAATAGACTGTGGCATTGGTTCAATTTAGATTGGGTAGGACGCTGACTGCATTTTTCAAGGTTATCAGCATCACACTGCTTGACACACACCCTTACAAGTTCATATAAACTGGAATCCATAAAGGTCTCCCTCCTTTCATTTAATTTCTGCAGTGTTGCACTGTAATACTCCTTGGGTCCATTCATCTGCTTTGCAGTAGAATCACTTGAATTCCCTGCTCTTTGCGCAACCTTCTCCTTATTcttgcttttttttctctcaaagcTACTATGTGCATCAATAAGGTCCAGTATTTCTTTTTCTAACATTTCCTTTTGCTCATCAGCTACTTTCTCTAGTTTTGAAGCAGTAAAACCGATAAAAACCTCAATGATTCCAATCATAGCAAAATTATGGCAATGAGCCGTGTCCAAATGTGAAGAAAGAGAACAGGTTTCTTGGGTCTGCCCTCGTTGATCTAGAAGAAATCAAAATATGAATTGTAGCACAAAGGCGTAATGAATACTAGTTTTAATGGGTTGCATTTATATTAGGTTATCACAAACCTTCTGCAAGACATTTCCTCAAGTACTTCTGGGTGTTTGATAAAGCTTTCACGAATAAGTCACTTGATGATAATCTTCCAACCTGGCAGTAGCTTAGGTCATAAGAAATAGAAAACATAATATGATTGAAGCCTCTCGTATAGATATCAGAAAGTTATGAAAGAGCAAACCTCATTATCCTGCGAAGGAGCAAACCCGAAGCACTTCCAATATGCATCTCGTGGTTGTTCACATTTACTATTTTGTTGAACTTGAAGAATACATGAGATACATGATAGTAGGCAATCTATTGGTTCCACAATGCTTACTTTGGCATTCTCGATTTTAAAACACGAGTCAATTTTAAGGGGACATTCTGCATGCTAAAGAAAGTCAGGCAACAACAACTCATTAGAACAACTTCATTTGGCTTGCTAATAGAATCTACAGTATCAAGAAAACAGAGAACACAAGAATCCTTCAGGGGGTGTTTACCTCTGTGTAATAGTTTAGGAAGTGCGGCCAAAGGAAATCAAGGACATTCTCAGCAATAGACGGATCTGAGGTAACAATTTGTATGAGTCCATTGTACAAGACCTCTTTGACTCTAGCCTGTAACAGCAAAATAACAATTTTGGGACTTGTACATGTCTTGTTAGATCTGAAGATAAACAAATGAGATTTGCAAAATATTTGTAAAGAAGTTACACCTGCTGCATGAAACATCTGCGAAGTAATCCACTCAGTTCTTGAAAGAGACCCCCACCAATCTCTAAATGTGTTTCAGGTTGCTGGCTAGAGCTTGGTTGACTAGATGAGTCTTGAAAAGGATTTGCTTCGGTTCTCTTATGCTTGTTCTCTGCAATAATCAGTTCAACAATAGCATTTGTGGCAGCAATCCGCACAGCATCCTCCCGCTTGAACATGGCCTTCCTTATAACCAATATTATGTAATCCTGTAAAATTGAACTCTACAACAATCATCATACTGCTGTTTACAACCTCATAGGTATGATTTAAAGTTAAGTTCACACCTTTAGATCACGGCTAAACTTCGTGAGTGGCAGGATACAGTTGATCAGACCAATTGATATCTTGTCATTCAAGAATGCAAAATAGTCCAGCAATTCTTTAAGGTGCGAAATGTATTCAAGCATTTGAAATGGATGAGTACGAACTAAACCTCCAAGCAGTCTGTAGGGGCAGATAATTTTGTAAGTATATGCTGAATTGGAGGATAAAAGTTGCAATTAGGATCCTGAGCCTTTATTACCTAATGACTGGTAAACTTTGAGAAGGCTTCACGGAGAGAATCCGGAACTTGCACTGCTCGATTATCTGACCTCAAGTAGATAAATTAGAAACACACCACATGATATTAAACAAACTAAGCAGCTACCCATAATTGACAGGACAAACACAAAGATAACAAAAACTTTACACATACCTCAGTTCGTGCCATTCCATGGATATCAAACAATGACTTGAGCATATTAACACCTACTTCTTCAGTGCTCATAACCCCTTCATTGAAGCCAACTTCCTCCTTTCTGTCACTATCTGAGGCCTCCAACAGGAGAAAACCCACTTGAACAATGCTTGGCACAACATGCTCCCTTCCACCAATGCTCTCGCCAACCTACATATATGATCCACCAAATATTACACTGAGATAACTAAGAAACACAAACTCCAACCCTTTCATGATTCACATCAAAGCTTCGGAACAAGAATCGCTCACAGCTTTCAGTAATGCCTTCTCCACGCAGTTAGCAGCCCGGGCGCACTCCCCTTTCAGGCATTCCGGCAACCATTTGCAGCGCCTAAAAACAGAAGCCACCCAATCAGAACAAATTTGTACTTATACTTCACAAAAGCTGAACATCTCATGTAGCTTCAGCCATTTCCCCTCACCTCGATATCCGATAATCCCGGCGAGACGTGATGACGGCGTCCCGGAGCACGCCCACCGCGGCGTCGTTGAACCTCCGCACGCGGGCCACGGACAGCAGCACCGCCACGGCGAACCCGCTGAGCGTCCCCGCCGCGTCGGCCTTGACGGCGGCCACGACCTCCCTCGCCAGCGCGGGGTCCTGCTTGACCGCGAAGGCGACGTGCATCAGCACGGTCCCCTCCACCTGCCGCGCgatggacggcggcgcgcgcagGCGGGCGCCCCTGTGGCCGCCGAAGAAGCGGAGGAGGCCCGAGAGGACGGCTCGCGGGTGGAGCGGcttggaggcgaggaggaggagctggtaGGCGAGCGCGGGGAGGTCCTGGGCGtcagcggcggggaggagggagaggaccTTCGCGACGAAAGCCGGGACGCGGTGGCGGTAGGCCGCGGGGAGGtcgcggaggagggaggcgacggcgagcagggTCGGGGATGGCCAGCTGGGCGCGGAGAGGAGCGCGGagagcgcggcggccgccgcggtgggggagggggagagggcgagcaccgcggggaggagggcgaggtggttcggcggcgaggcgggggagAGCGAGGAGAGGACGTCGTCGAGGCCGTCGGGCGGGAGCGCCTGGAGGaggggcgccgccgcggaggggTCGCGGGAGGCGACGCGGAGGACGGATTCCgcggtggggggagggggttgCTGCGACGGGGGCGTgccgtaggcggcggcggcggcggcggcggacgccgacatcgccggagttgcggtggtggccggcg
Coding sequences:
- the LOC4332794 gene encoding uncharacterized protein, with amino-acid sequence MSASAAAAAAAYGTPPSQQPPPPTAESVLRVASRDPSAAAPLLQALPPDGLDDVLSSLSPASPPNHLALLPAVLALSPSPTAAAAALSALLSAPSWPSPTLLAVASLLRDLPAAYRHRVPAFVAKVLSLLPAADAQDLPALAYQLLLLASKPLHPRAVLSGLLRFFGGHRGARLRAPPSIARQVEGTVLMHVAFAVKQDPALAREVVAAVKADAAGTLSGFAVAVLLSVARVRRFNDAAVGVLRDAVITSRRDYRISRRCKWLPECLKGECARAANCVEKALLKAVGESIGGREHVVPSIVQVGFLLLEASDSDRKEEVGFNEGVMSTEEVGVNMLKSLFDIHGMARTEIIEQCKFRILSVKPSQSLPVIRLLGGLVRTHPFQMLEYISHLKELLDYFAFLNDKISIGLINCILPLTKFSRDLKDYIILVIRKAMFKREDAVRIAATNAIVELIIAENKHKRTEANPFQDSSSQPSSSQQPETHLEIGGGLFQELSGLLRRCFMQQARVKEVLYNGLIQIVTSDPSIAENVLDFLWPHFLNYYTEHAECPLKIDSCFKIENAKVSIVEPIDCLLSCISCILQVQQNSKCEQPRDAYWKCFGFAPSQDNEVGRLSSSDLFVKALSNTQKYLRKCLAEDQRGQTQETCSLSSHLDTAHCHNFAMIGIIEVFIGFTASKLEKVADEQKEMLEKEILDLIDAHSSFERKKSKNKEKVAQRAGNSSDSTAKQMNGPKEYYSATLQKLNERRETFMDSSLYELVRVCVKQCDADNLEKCSQRPTQSKLNQCHSLLSFVLKACYRMFKSLAAKGSGATTGNVRAVLYEDVKKLVGPMMQLIWWIMLDSKQENGGTKRNLTQGKKHMDSKKDQLYLALTCLTEMSKLSVPEDHPGDIIDVLVSSAPPNIEDMVHCSQLLGRNDTDPNTGSVHVFLNILKMLYVRVLSQSLPRESEAVTELILGISRKLHHEQSHLVGHWAASLCQKTILQNPSIAQEMVKLAIHLMIAPDDLVLVHEMTAELKLITTGEEDSRDSSETFPVINCKTKNSLAAVFLQMVESSLTELDWVIGKLKVMLALAYDSANIDEDDQPADERTQRLYLEEALYSRSTSVVHVLSSFAHTSLKDSQAEQFLKLTAKLYKLLARMAKSQIAPKGYKQVMPGLKFQKLAEVTCRMLTAPLYVFVALVQENQQASKRGILARIKRESKCIPDLIFQIEDYEKYLIQLSKLTKVNLLRHAKRSVARDFKIQSKDELERNSTAARAASSENMPEEDAEGPDAPLETNGDEDPQASARSDNTVEDSESDEEGERVLARRKRAKTNSIVQDSDEEAEDE